The following proteins come from a genomic window of Meleagris gallopavo isolate NT-WF06-2002-E0010 breed Aviagen turkey brand Nicholas breeding stock chromosome Z, Turkey_5.1, whole genome shotgun sequence:
- the LOC104915046 gene encoding interferon kappa-like — translation MYAFGLIQIGLILLCTITISSLTCNHLPLQQRKVIESSLQLLDKMGKRFPQQCLREKMSFRFPEQVLKPRQKETIKVAIEEILQHIFYIFSKNLTLAAWDRAALEQFQNGLYQQIEQLEACIIKKQTQYVWSKEVNRLKLKKYFQKIDSFLKEKQHNLCSWEISRAEMRRCLQLIDKVIRKLYN, via the coding sequence ATGTACGCTTTTGGCTTGATACAAATTGGCCTCATTCTGTTATGCACTATCACCATCTCAAGTCTTACCTGTAATCACCTTCCtttacagcaaagaaaagtgATTGAGAGCAGCCTGCAACTTTTGGACAAAATGGGCAAACGGTTTCCTCAACAGTGTCTAAGAGAGAAAATGTCCTTCAGATTTCCTGAGCAGGTTCTAAAACCCAGACAGAAAGAAACTATTAAAGTAGCCATTGAAGAAATCTTGCAACACATCTTCTATATCTTTAGCAAAAATCTGACTCTAGCTGCCTGGGATAGGGCAGCTCTAGAACAATTCCAAAATGGACTCTATCAGCAAATTGAGCAATTGGAGGCATGCATAATCAAGAAACAGACTCAATATGTTTGGAGTAAAGAAGTCAACAGGCTGAAACTGAAAAAGTATTTCCAAAAGATAGACTCTTTTCTTAAAGAGAAACAACACAACCTGTGCTCCTGGGAGATCAGCCGTGCAGAAATGAGGAGATGTCTTCAGTTGATTGATAAAGTCATAAGGAAGCTTTACAACTAA